GAGAGCTCCTTTTCGCTGCGACCGGGCCTGACCTCGAAGACCCGATTGTTGCCGAGGTCGCAGAAGGTGGTGCAAAAGCGGTTCTTTTTGCCCAGGGTATGCTCGTCGATTCCGAGCATCCGGGGGCAATCCCGGTTGGAACGTTTGCGCACCTCCAGCTCGGTGTGCTGGTGATAAATCCGTTCGACCGTAGCCTGCCCGATTCGCTCCCTCTTGGCCAAAGTGCTCGCGCAGATCCCGTCTTCGTGGCGCTGGTGGACTTCCTTGCGAAAGAGCTCCGAGCTCTGGCGATAAGGACGGATGCCCGGAAGCGTGGGAAGGAAACTCCGCTTGCACCTCCAGCACCAGAAACGGCGGGTGTGCACCAACAAAAAAGTTGAACGAACATAACCACTTCGATGACGCACCTTCCGAAGATAACGGCCCTTACTGCGCGGCCCCGGGGCCGCGCAGTAAGGGCATCTCTCAGGCTCCCTCTCCAGAACCGCCTCCAACTCGTCCAAATCCGATTTGCATCGCTGCGAGATCACTTCGTAGCCTGCTATTCCTGTTAGGTTATTCATTGGGGACATGATGGTCTTTGCCCCTCATGTCCCCAAACTTTGAGGAAGACCGTGAAAGCGACGCCGAGTCGCTTTTTTTTTTGCGGCATGTAGTCGTGAGAGCTTCCAGCTCTCTCACCCGTTCGATCGGACCAACTGGCCCGTAATCGGGTCTTCAATTGACTTTGGTTGAGTCGAGGGTTCGATGCATCACCAATGAAATCACGGTTTATCCACCTGCTCTTCGGGCTCATCTTGGCAATGAGTCCAGTCGCCGCCCTCGAGGTAGCGAGCCTTCATCCACTCGTCAGCGAACTGGCCCGCGAGGTAGGCGGGGACTCGGTAACCGTAATTGATCTGATCGAGCCGGGAAACAATCCACACGACTTCGACCCAAATCCGCAAACCTTCGCCGCTGCCTCCCAAGCCTCTCTAGTCCTCATTTCCGGGAAAGGACTCGAGGACTCCTACCTCGAAAAACTCGCGGACAACCTCGGACCGGATACCGAGATCTTCGACGTGGGCGAAGGAGCCTACACCCTCACCTTTGCAGAAAACCTGTCCTCTCCGAATGCAGACCCGCACGAGGATCATGACGATCACGATGGCCACGAGGATCATAGTGAGCATGAGGAGCATCCCTCCCAGGAGAGCGAGGAAGCCCCTGACGGCCACCACCATCATCACGACCACGGATCGGTGGATCCTCACTGGTGGCACGATCCCGACAACATGCGGCGGGCCGCCTTTGTCCTCGCTCAGAAGATGGGTGAGATCGATCCAGAGAATGCGGAAGCCTACAATGCCAATGCTCTCGCCTATGCCCGTGAGATGCGCTCTCTCAAACGGTGGATTCGCCAACAGATCGAAACGATCCCTCCTTCGGATCGGATTCTCGCAACCTCCCACCTCGCCTATGGTTACCTGTGCCACGCCTATGGAATTCAAGCGATCGCCATCCAGGGATACAACCGCGAGGACAACGCCTCTCCTCAGGAGCTTGCCGAATTGATTGATTTCCTTCGGACCCATCAAGTCCGCGTCCTCTTCCCGGAGATCGGCTCCAATCCCAAGTCTTTACAATCTGTCGCGCAGGATACCGGTCTGGTCATCGGGCCACCTCTCATCGCGGACGGCACGGGCATGGCTCCCGGTGATGGCTATGAGGAAATGATGCGCTCCAACGTTACCGCTATCGTGACGGGGCTTTCGGATTAATCTCCCTAAGCCGGTGCAGCCCTGCACCTCCAAGCGAGTTTCTTTCGGGAAAGGTTGCAGAAAATCGATGGGCACATCTCTTTCCCCTATGGCATTTTCACGCAAATCCCCCCTCCTCGCTCTGATCATCTCGGCCTTTAGTCTTCTCGCAGCCTGTTCGAGTCCGGCCAAGGACACCAGCAAAGCCACCATCCCGACAGAGCTAACCGAGAACTATGAAGTCGCCACCCTGGCAGGAGGTTGCTTTTGGTGCATGGAACCGCCCTTTGAAGACCTCGAAGGCGTCCAGGCCGTAATCTCAGGATTCTCCGGTGGCGAAGAAGTCGACCCTTCCTATCAGGACGTAGCCTACGGGCGCACTGGCCATACGGAGAGTGTCCAAATTTATTTCGACCCCTCGATCATCTCCTACGAGGAAATTCTTGGGGTCTATTGGCGACAGATCGATCCGACTGATCTGAAAGGTCAATTCGTCGACCGCGGCCCGCAATATCGCCCTGAGATCTTTGTTCACTCCTCCGCGCAGCGAAAGGTCGCCGAGGAATCCAGAAAAGAATTGGAAGAGAGCGGGCGATTCAATGAAGCGATCGTCGTCCCTGTAACGGATTTCGTCTCCTTCTACCCGGCCGAAGAATATCACCAGGATTTCTACAAGAAGAGTCCCCAACGGTATTACGGATACCGCAAAGGCTCGGGACGGGATCAATTCATCGAATCCCACTGGAAGGACTAACTCCTTGTTTTTGAATTTACCTCTTGGATCCAACGAATAAGCATAGTAGCCGCCATGGGAGACTCCTTCATTCGCAAGAGAAAAATCGCAGCTTTTTCCCGCGAGGAACTGATTGAGAAGTTTGAAAGCCTTCCGCCTTCGCCGAGCGAGATGGGAACCGTCGAAATGCTGGCCGTGCGCCCCTCCCAAGGCGTTCACGAAGAACGGGAAGAGCTCACACTCTCTCCCGAGGGCGGCGTTTCCGGAGACCGCTGGATTAAGGGAAGCTGGATGTCTCTCGAAGACGGGTCGCCGGACCCTCAGGTGCAAGTGGCGATGACCAACAGCCAAGTCATGTCGGTGGTCGCCGGTTCCCTCGAGGCAGGAAAGGAGTGTGGCGACAACCTCTACGTTAACTTCGATATTTCAGAAGAAAACCTACCAGTCGGGACCCAAGTTCGGGTTGGCGAATGCATTCTCGAAGTGAGCGGCGTAGTCAACGATGGCTGCAGTAAATTCACCCAACGCTTCGGTCGAGACGCCTACGAATGGGTCAGCAATCCTGACGAGAGCCATCGCCGACTTCGCGGAATTTTCTGCCGTGTAGTCAAACCGGGCAAAGTGCGTATCGGCGATGCCGTGACGAAGAGTTGATCAACTCTCAATCTCGCGAAAGAGTTTCCTCCATTCGCTCCGCCGTTCATCATCGACCGCCGGATCCGTTTGCACGATGACGCCCCGCACCCCGCGGAAAGGCTTCGAGAGCAAATCCTGAAAGCCACCGGATCCCGATAGAGTTTGCACGGGGATCCCATGTGCCTCGCAGACTTTCGCTAGATCTACCGCTTGCGGGGTCAGGAAGAACTCATCAAAGACCTGCTCCTCGGAGCGAATCGGCAACTGCCCAAAGATCCGCCCTCCCCCATTGTCGATGACAACGAAGG
The Puniceicoccus vermicola DNA segment above includes these coding regions:
- a CDS encoding metal ABC transporter substrate-binding protein, with the protein product MKSRFIHLLFGLILAMSPVAALEVASLHPLVSELAREVGGDSVTVIDLIEPGNNPHDFDPNPQTFAAASQASLVLISGKGLEDSYLEKLADNLGPDTEIFDVGEGAYTLTFAENLSSPNADPHEDHDDHDGHEDHSEHEEHPSQESEEAPDGHHHHHDHGSVDPHWWHDPDNMRRAAFVLAQKMGEIDPENAEAYNANALAYAREMRSLKRWIRQQIETIPPSDRILATSHLAYGYLCHAYGIQAIAIQGYNREDNASPQELAELIDFLRTHQVRVLFPEIGSNPKSLQSVAQDTGLVIGPPLIADGTGMAPGDGYEEMMRSNVTAIVTGLSD
- the msrA gene encoding peptide-methionine (S)-S-oxide reductase MsrA; the protein is MAFSRKSPLLALIISAFSLLAACSSPAKDTSKATIPTELTENYEVATLAGGCFWCMEPPFEDLEGVQAVISGFSGGEEVDPSYQDVAYGRTGHTESVQIYFDPSIISYEEILGVYWRQIDPTDLKGQFVDRGPQYRPEIFVHSSAQRKVAEESRKELEESGRFNEAIVVPVTDFVSFYPAEEYHQDFYKKSPQRYYGYRKGSGRDQFIESHWKD
- a CDS encoding MOSC domain-containing protein, coding for MGDSFIRKRKIAAFSREELIEKFESLPPSPSEMGTVEMLAVRPSQGVHEEREELTLSPEGGVSGDRWIKGSWMSLEDGSPDPQVQVAMTNSQVMSVVAGSLEAGKECGDNLYVNFDISEENLPVGTQVRVGECILEVSGVVNDGCSKFTQRFGRDAYEWVSNPDESHRRLRGIFCRVVKPGKVRIGDAVTKS